In a single window of the Bacillus mycoides genome:
- a CDS encoding SGNH/GDSL hydrolase family protein, protein MKTLVCFGDSITADETFFDGTPRLTPRLQEMFPNWKVVNAGGPGDNTFDALHRVEDDVLSHKPDFVTVFLGTNDSVLFDPVPLQSYKENLEKIVSAISSEKVLLISPAPVDEARQHNRTNEVLGQYANVVEEVAKETGSHFLNLYAEMIQEKDYKRFVEDDEKDGLHFGPQGYEYLAKLICEKLKGIL, encoded by the coding sequence ATGAAAACGTTAGTATGCTTCGGTGATAGTATTACAGCTGATGAAACGTTTTTTGATGGAACGCCAAGGTTAACACCGCGTCTGCAAGAGATGTTTCCAAATTGGAAGGTGGTAAATGCGGGGGGTCCGGGCGATAATACGTTCGATGCGTTACATAGGGTTGAAGATGATGTACTATCACATAAACCAGACTTTGTAACAGTTTTTCTTGGTACGAATGATTCGGTGTTATTTGATCCAGTGCCATTACAATCTTACAAAGAAAATTTAGAGAAAATTGTAAGTGCGATTTCATCAGAAAAAGTATTACTTATTAGTCCTGCACCAGTTGATGAAGCAAGGCAACATAATAGAACGAATGAAGTACTCGGTCAATATGCAAATGTGGTTGAGGAAGTGGCGAAAGAAACAGGAAGTCATTTTCTAAATTTGTACGCTGAAATGATTCAAGAAAAGGATTATAAGAGATTTGTAGAAGATGATGAAAAGGACGGTTTACACTTCGGACCACAAGGTTATGAATATTTAGCGAAGTTAATTTGTGAAAAGTTAAAAGGGATTTTGTAG
- the spxA gene encoding transcriptional regulator SpxA: protein MVILYTTASCSSCRKAKAWLEEHQIDYTEKNIVSNSLTVDELKSILRLTEDGATEIISTRSKTFQELNINIEALSLNEFYKLIIEYPQMLRRPIMLDEKRLQVGFNEEEIRKFLPRSVRTFLNIELQKMAN from the coding sequence ATGGTGATTTTATATACGACAGCAAGCTGTAGTTCATGCCGAAAAGCAAAAGCATGGCTTGAAGAACATCAAATTGATTATACCGAAAAAAATATCGTATCAAATTCTCTTACAGTCGATGAACTTAAATCCATTCTTCGTTTAACTGAAGATGGTGCTACTGAAATTATTTCAACTAGATCTAAAACTTTTCAGGAATTAAATATAAATATTGAGGCGCTTTCGCTTAATGAGTTTTATAAATTAATAATTGAGTATCCTCAAATGTTACGTCGTCCAATTATGCTGGATGAAAAAAGATTACAGGTTGGTTTTAATGAGGAAGAAATTCGCAAATTTTTACCGCGTAGCGTTCGAACATTTTTGAATATAGAATTGCAAAAAATGGCTAATTAA
- a CDS encoding BA3454 family stress response protein yields MIEVCVTVNYKDRNYHTNVIVSKDTIWTKIKQLAEEQVKKQWTV; encoded by the coding sequence GTGATTGAAGTATGTGTTACAGTTAATTATAAAGATAGAAACTATCACACAAATGTTATTGTGAGTAAAGATACGATTTGGACAAAAATTAAACAATTGGCAGAAGAACAAGTTAAGAAACAGTGGACTGTTTAA
- the saiR gene encoding Rrf2-family transcriptional regulator SaiR, protein MNSDFTLAIHSLTYLALQPDRMSTSNAISESAGVHPVRIRKVLSLLKKHKFIQSKEGTGGGFIFARDLSEINLWNMYQITSEGALQPKCPESNDQCIVGSNMRKVLFAIFLGAEEHLGEYLKNYTMKEVVDLINQER, encoded by the coding sequence ATGAACAGCGACTTTACCTTGGCCATTCACAGTTTAACTTATTTAGCTTTACAGCCAGATCGGATGTCAACAAGTAATGCTATTTCCGAAAGTGCAGGTGTTCATCCAGTACGCATTCGCAAAGTGCTAAGTTTGTTAAAAAAACATAAGTTTATACAATCAAAAGAGGGAACGGGTGGAGGTTTTATTTTTGCCCGTGATTTAAGTGAAATTAATCTTTGGAATATGTATCAAATAACCTCTGAAGGGGCATTGCAGCCGAAGTGTCCAGAATCAAATGATCAGTGTATTGTAGGTTCGAACATGCGGAAAGTTCTTTTTGCTATTTTCTTAGGTGCGGAAGAACATCTAGGTGAATATTTAAAGAATTATACAATGAAAGAAGTTGTTGATCTTATTAATCAAGAACGTTAA